One window from the genome of Leptospiraceae bacterium encodes:
- a CDS encoding polysaccharide biosynthesis protein, with the protein MNFIREKNSKDKILITGAGGSIGSGLVLKLLDHGYDNIVLLDHSEYLLFQIAHRLNFQYPYYLADIRDYERLEEIFVLENPNVVFHTAALKHVPMLEDHPTEAIKTNVMGTYHLVKLSHLHGVKKFIFISSDKAIKPTSIMGATKRIGEMICQYFQKQSETIFTSVRFGNVLNSSGSVIPIFKEQIQKGGPVTVTHKDMSRFFMSIDQACELLVKAMEIATPNDDVFFLHLGEPINIYELAKFMILSEGKMPHKDIPIVITGLRPGEKLNEEFHDDDELIHSTNYEGIKKVILNGIPDNFQELVEQLIKEAKNKKEIKKIIKQLIPDYQSTSLKK; encoded by the coding sequence ATGAACTTTATAAGAGAAAAAAATTCAAAAGATAAAATTTTAATCACAGGAGCTGGTGGTTCTATTGGTTCTGGTTTAGTCTTGAAGCTTTTGGATCATGGGTATGACAATATTGTATTGTTGGATCATAGTGAATATTTATTGTTTCAAATAGCTCATCGTTTGAACTTCCAGTATCCCTATTATTTAGCAGATATAAGAGATTATGAGCGATTAGAGGAGATTTTTGTTCTTGAGAATCCAAATGTAGTGTTTCATACAGCGGCTTTAAAACATGTTCCCATGCTCGAGGATCATCCCACAGAAGCCATCAAAACAAACGTCATGGGAACCTACCACTTAGTGAAGTTATCTCATCTCCATGGCGTCAAAAAGTTTATTTTCATTTCCTCAGATAAAGCCATCAAACCTACAAGCATCATGGGAGCTACTAAAAGAATTGGAGAAATGATCTGTCAGTATTTCCAAAAACAGTCAGAAACAATCTTCACCTCCGTTCGATTTGGGAATGTTTTAAATAGTTCAGGAAGTGTGATTCCTATATTCAAAGAACAGATTCAAAAAGGTGGTCCAGTTACAGTCACTCACAAAGATATGAGCCGATTTTTTATGTCGATTGATCAAGCTTGTGAGCTCTTAGTAAAGGCAATGGAAATTGCTACTCCTAATGATGATGTGTTTTTCTTACATTTGGGTGAGCCCATCAATATTTACGAATTGGCAAAATTTATGATACTTTCTGAGGGAAAAATGCCCCATAAAGACATCCCGATTGTAATAACCGGACTTCGACCAGGAGAAAAGCTCAATGAAGAATTTCACGATGATGATGAGTTAATACACTCTACCAACTATGAAGGAATAAAAAAAGTGATTTTGAATGGAATCCCAGATAATTTTCAAGAACTTGTTGAACAACTCATCAAAGAAGCCAAAAACAAAAAAGAAATCAAAAAAATCATCAAACAATTAATACCTGATTATCAGAGCACATCTTTGAAAAAATAG
- a CDS encoding glycosyltransferase family 4 protein: MKIAIDVRPLYYSGTGNAVYLYNILKEVLKLSSNWKWYLITNKTISEEYEDLLSFSNIHLIKQNSLFAKASPLWFHSVFPNILKANQIDIFWSSLFLLPYNMKKRYPIPTLLNIHDLNAWIAPETMVYWKQLYLKTFTRNSLLHSDVVMCLSHTTKNLIQKIFPTESKKTKLIVVYPGLIAPPKDTKKPKELNFDKFLLSVGTLEPRKNFETLIQGYLLAKEENKNLLPLVIAGKKGWNLSPILTQLVKNEFKEKDIYFVNSPKKEELFWLYENCSLFLFPSIYEGFGLPILEAAYYKKPQILSKIEIFEEIGKNFDGIFFVKEVKNPQHWKNAILQFFSQKTPSILNTQLSLFDYTNSAKIVIETINQFVK, translated from the coding sequence ATGAAAATCGCAATTGATGTTCGTCCTCTTTACTATTCAGGCACAGGGAACGCTGTTTATCTCTACAACATCCTAAAAGAAGTGCTCAAACTTTCCTCAAACTGGAAGTGGTATTTAATCACCAATAAAACTATAAGTGAAGAATACGAAGATTTACTTTCTTTTTCGAATATTCATTTAATCAAACAAAATTCTCTATTCGCAAAAGCAAGTCCCCTTTGGTTTCACTCAGTATTTCCTAATATTTTAAAAGCCAATCAAATTGATATTTTTTGGAGCTCATTATTTCTACTACCTTACAATATGAAAAAAAGATACCCTATCCCTACTTTATTGAATATTCATGACTTAAATGCTTGGATTGCTCCTGAAACCATGGTTTACTGGAAGCAATTGTATTTAAAAACCTTTACTCGAAATTCTCTACTTCATTCTGACGTAGTGATGTGTTTATCGCATACAACTAAAAATCTGATTCAAAAAATTTTCCCCACTGAATCAAAAAAAACAAAGCTGATCGTTGTGTATCCAGGATTGATTGCTCCTCCCAAAGACACAAAAAAGCCCAAAGAACTAAATTTCGATAAATTTTTATTGTCCGTAGGAACTTTAGAACCAAGAAAAAACTTTGAAACTTTGATTCAAGGATATCTTCTTGCAAAAGAAGAAAATAAAAATTTACTTCCTTTAGTGATAGCAGGAAAAAAGGGATGGAATTTATCGCCAATTCTAACACAATTAGTAAAAAATGAATTCAAAGAAAAAGATATTTATTTCGTAAATTCCCCAAAAAAAGAAGAACTCTTCTGGCTTTATGAAAACTGTTCTTTATTTTTATTTCCCAGTATCTACGAAGGCTTTGGACTACCCATTTTAGAAGCTGCCTATTACAAAAAGCCTCAAATTTTATCAAAAATCGAAATCTTCGAGGAAATAGGAAAAAACTTCGATGGCATATTTTTCGTAAAGGAAGTAAAAAACCCTCAACACTGGAAGAACGCTATCTTGCAGTTTTTTTCCCAAAAAACTCCATCCATTTTGAATACTCAACTTTCTTTATTCGATTACACAAACTCAGCTAAGATTGTTATTGAAACTATCAATCAATTTGTGAAGTGA